TTTTCACCCTGGACGGCCAACTCAAAGCCAAAAGGGAAGGCACCGCAATTCTGGCCGGTCATCGCGAAGGCGTTGTCTGGACGCAGACCACTAAAGGCTGGAAGGCCGCGTCCATGAAGGGGCTGGACGGCGTGATCCAGAGCAACAAATATGAAAAATTCTGCAAGACGCTGCTCACCGTGGAACACGGCGATGATGGCTGGAAACAGGTATTGGGTCAGAAGCTGGAAATCGTCCCGCTGAGCGATCCCACCATGGCGCGCCCCGGGGATGAACTGGGCTTCAAGGTGCTGCTGGACGGCAAGCCCGTGACCACCAACGGCGTATTGGCCACGTATGACGGTTTTTCCTATGAAACCATGGCCTTTGCCTACTCCGGCGAACCGCGCGACGACGGCTCCGTGTGGGTCAAGGTCACGGCTCCGGGCGTGTGGATGGTTCGCGTGGAACACAAGATCAACCAACCCACCGAGGATTACAACGGCCACGTGATCCGTTCGGTTCTGATTTTTGAGGTGCAATAAATGCGCAACGGTTTTTGCCGGACGCGACAGGTACGAATCGGGCTATGGACCTTGGTAGTCCTGGCGGCCTGGCTCAGTGTCCCGAATCCTTCGCACGCCCACGGCATCCGACGCATCAACTATGAGCAAATCGCCCAGGTGGTGGAGGCCACGTTCTCCGACGGCACCTTGGCGTCGTATGCTGAAGTATTGATCTACCCGCCGGGCGGCGGAGACGAGGAGTTCCAAAACGGACGCACGGATGCGCGTGGACGCTTCGCGTTTCTGCCGGACCGCCCCGGCACCTGGCTTGTCAAGGTCAATGCGGGCATGGGCCACGGTTTTGACATGGAAATCGAGGTCCGGCCGGATCAGACGGTTCCTTGAGAACCCCTTCATGGCACACCGCCCGCACGTCCTACGCAAAACGTGCGGGCGGTCCCTGCCGAAGATGCTGCAACCCGTAGCGCCGGCCACGCATTGCATCATTATAATATTATAGCATTGCAAAACAGCGGACCTGAGGCCTTGCTCCGCTATTTCAGCCGTTCCACCAAAAGCACCTGCAGCTGCTGCGCCAGGCCCGTGTCATAACCATTGTCCGCAATGAGTGCGCGCACCGCCTCCAACCGGTCCATGGGTTCGGCGTACACCCGCTTCGTGATCATGGCACACCAGGAATCCACCAGCGCGCAGAGGCGTCCCAGGGAGGAAATGTCGTCCCCGCTGCGCTTTTGTGGATACCCCGAGCCGTTGAGCCGTTCATGGTGCTCCATGACGCACTGTTCCAGTTCGGGATATTTGATGTCGAGCTTGGCCAACATCTCCACCCCGTGCATGGGATGCTGCAAAATTTTATTGCGTTCGTCCGTGGTCAGGGGGGATTCCTTGTCCACGATGAACTTGGGCACCTTGCTCATGCCCATGTCATGCAGGAACAGCCCCAGGGTCAACCGGTCGAAAAACTTCCGCCGGACTCCGCCTTCCTCAAAATTATTGGTGTAGATGAACCCGTAGAGGGCCAGTCCCACGATGCCGCAATTGAAGCAATGGCGGGCCAGACTGTGTTCCTTGTGCAGCCGGCGCATGAGCGCGCGGACGCGGTGAATATCCGTAATCAGGTACTCGGTCAGCACCATCAGGTCTGTGTAGAGTTTTTGGAACACGGGCTTCACGGGCTGGTCCAGGAATTCCTCCAGCCGACGGGTCAATGCCTGGGTGAAGATGTCCGCAATTTCGCGTTCATGCAGATTCTTATCAATGAGCACCAAATCCAGCTGGTAGCTGATGTGCTTGACGTAGACCGCATGGTCCTTGCGGGAAACAAAGATCAGCCCCTGGTTCGTCAATTCGGGCAGTTCCTCGGTCTGCTCCATGCTCAACCGCCCGCCCACGCGATAGTACGGCTTGAGCCGGACCACATCCTCCTTGAGAAAGAAAATGTCCAGCGGGGGGCGGAACTTGTTGAAGCTACTAAGGATATCCGTATTGATCTGGTAGTATTCCTCGTTCAGGCCTTCGGGGACATCGATTTTTGCAGCGCTCATACTTACTTCTCGTAGACCTTGACCACATTGGTCTGGGTTTGGAGCTGCCGCTTGTTGGTGGGCTGCCCCGCAGTGAGGATCACGCTGTCCCCCTCCTGAAACGCCTGATGCTCACGGATGTACCGTTCACAGCGCTCCTGGTGGTTTTCCTCGTCCGTCGGCGGTTCGGCCGGAATCACTCCCCAGGAAAGCTGGGTAAAATGCCGGGTCCGACGATCCGCGCTGAGTGCATGAATGGGCTGGCGAGGCCGACAGGCCGAGAGAATCCGGGCCGTGGCGCCGCTGCGGCTGTGGCAGACAATGGCCCTGGAGCGGCTTTTATCCGCCAGCATGCAGGCGGCATAAGCCAGGAACTTGGCGGTCTGGTCCTCGTATGCCGGGGCAACGGGCCGCGCCTCCTCAAAGAAGTACGCTTCGGCCTGCGCCGCGATCTCGCCCATGTAGCGCACGGTTTCCACCGGGTATCGGCCAATGGCCGTTTCCTCCGAAAGCATGATGCAGTCCGCGCCGTCCAGAATGGCGTTGGCCACGTCCGTGGTCTCGGCGCGGGTGGGCATGGGACTGGAAACCATGGACAGCAACATTTGTGTCGCAACTATAACGGGTTTTCCCGCATGGTTGCAAGCGCGGATGATTCGCTTCTGGAGGGAAGGCAATGTGGGCAGATCACACTCCAGGCCCAGGTCGCCCCGCGCCACCATGATACCGTCGGACTCTTCGATGATCCGATCCAGATTGCGGATGGCCTTGGGCCGTTCCAACTTGGAAACCACAGGCAGCGTCCGGCCGTACTCCCGCATCAGGGACTTGAGCCGGGCCACATCCTCGGCCTCCTGCACATAGCTGATGGCCACCATGTCCACTCCAAGCTCCAGGCCCACCTTGAGGTCGGCCCGGTCCTTGGCGGTGACGGCTTCCAGGCTGATGTCCTTGCCCGGGAAGGAAATACCCTTACGGGGCGGGGCTATACCAGCGTTCACAGCCACCATGCGGACCAAGAGTTCCCCCAGCCGCTCCGCCACCTTGAACCGGAGCATGCCGTCGGACAGGGCCACCACTTCGCCGGGTTTGAGGCTGCGCAGAATCTCGGGTTGATCCAGGCAGATAAACATCTCGTCCCGACCCTCTTCCTGACCGGGGGCACCCAGAAGGATTTCCGTATCCTTGGTCACTTCCAACGTGCCCAGGCCGATGTCGCACGTGCGGATCTTCGGGCCGGAAAGATCCTGCAGGATGCTCAGGGTTTCCCCGGTTTCCTGTTCCAGCTCTCGGATAATGGCTACCAGGCGTTCAAACCCTTCCCGCCCACCATGCGAAAAATTCAGTCGAAAGATCCGCGCCCCGGCCCGAACCAGTCCGAGAATGGCATCCCGGTCGGAACTGGCGGGTCCGAGCGTGGCGATGATCTTGGTACGCATCTGCTATTGTCCTCCTCCGCATATCGCGGTGTTGGTCGTACCGGCATAACGGTCCGGCGGCCGTTTTCCAAGGAAAGGATATTCTTGTTCGTCCCTTCCTGCCCGTGAACTGTCCATAGCATACGGCAGGCCGAAATCACTAACCATTATTTCCATCCCCCGCTTTCCCACCTTCCACCCGGCGCCCAAAAATGTCCCGCAATCAAGGTATAATCACGTTTTTTACAAAGGTGAAAATCTTTTTCCTGTTGACAATATGCCATAAAAGGGGCAGGGGTGGTGAAAGGGTGTAATTAAGTGGGAGAATGAGGGGTCAAGTGGTTTCGACCCCGGCACGAGGGATGGGCGCATGAAATTCCGTGGACAAGCGTACCGCAATTTGGACGCCAAGGGGCGTCTTGCCCTTCCGCCGAACTTCAAGGACATGCTCCTGGAAGGCTCTGCGGACGGTACGGTCGTGCTCACGCTCTACGAACGCCACGTCATCGGCATGACCCCTCATCAGTGGGAGATCACCGAAGTCGAACTGGACAAGAGGCGCCATCCCAGCCGTAAGTTCCAGATCATGCAACGCATCCTCTGGTCCGGCTACGAAGAAGCCCGGCTGGACGCACAGGGACGGCTGCCCATCTCCGTAAACCTGCGCAAAAGCGGTCGGCTGGACAAGGAAGTAGTGGTCATGGGTTCGGGCGCCCGTTTTGAGATCTGGTCCGTAAAGGAATACGAAGAGTTGCTGTCCATTGATTGCGATGTGTCCGAAGAACTTGAAGAAAACGACATCGTACTCCCCTTCCTGGGAGGTGGCCATGCCGTGTAACGCCAACACCGATCCCGGCCGTCTGCACACCACCGTGCTCCTGCACGAGGTGGTCGAATGGCTGCGCCCACGGCCCGGCGGACGGTACCTGGACGGCACCCTCGGCATGGGCGGCCACTCCCTGGCCCTGCTGGATGAGGCGGAACGGCAACGCACCCCTGCCGATCCCCACGCCGAACTCATCGGCCTGGATCGCGACGAACAAGCCCTGGAACAGGCCGAACAACGACTCGCCCCCCACGGGGATCGGGTCCACCTCTACCACCTGCCCTTCAGCCGCTTTGAAGACGCCCTGGACGACAAACAATGGCCCGGCGTGGACGGCGCCGTGCTCGACCTGGGGGTCTCCTCCCTGCAACTCGACCGCGCCGAGCGCGGCTTCAGCTTTTTGGAGTCCGGCCCGCTGGACATGCGCATGGACCCCACCGACGGACAGCCTCCGGCCCGCACCCTGGTCAACAAAGGCTCCTACTCGGATCTCAAACGCATCCTGCACCGCTACGGCGAGGAACCCCAGGCCGGACGCATCGTCAAGGCCATCCTCCAGGCGCGGGAGGAAGCTCCCATCGAAGACACCCTGCAACTGGCCCGTATCGTGGAACAGGCATATCCCGCCAAATGGCGGGCCAAGGCACGCACCCATCCCGCCACCCGCACCTTCCAGGCCTTGCGCATCGCCGTGAACCACGAACTGGACGAACTGGAATACTTTCTGGACCGCATTGCCGGGCGGCTCAATCCCGGTTCCCGCGTCTGCATCATTTCCTTCCACTCCCTGGAGGACAGAGCCGTGAAGCTGGCCTTCCGGCGCGCCGCCAAAGGCTGCGTCTGCCCGCCGCGCCAGCCCATGTGCACCTGCGAGCACGAGCCGGAAGTAAAAATCTTGACCAAGCGGCCCCTCAGCCCCTCGGAGGAGGAGGCCGGGACCAATCCGCGCAGTCGGAGCGCCAAACTGCGCGTGGCCGAACGACTCACGCCAGGAGCCGAGGCATGAGTTCGGCACGATCGGAAACCGCACCCCGGGAAACGTCCGCCCACAACGGCTTTCTGATGATTCTGGCGCTGGTATTACTGGCTTTGGGCCTGCGGCTGGCATCGGTCTGGCTGAACATAGAACGCACCGAACTGGCCTACGGTATGGAACAGGCGGAAAACGAAATGGAACGGATCACCCAGCATGTGGACAAGCTGGAAGTGGAGCGCAACAACCTGCTCTCCCCCTACCAGCTCAAAAAACTGGCCGCACGGCACGGGCTGGGTCCGGCCGAGCCTGGACAAATCCGCAGACTGCCGGTCCAAGACTGAGCGGTCTCCTGAACAGACGGAATACGGCATGAGAGCGAAACGAGAACATAAACGTCCCGGTCCCAGCGGTTCCAGGTTGATCCTGGCCGGGATTCTGTTCGCCCTTGTGTGGGCCGGACTGTGGGTCCGGGCCGGATGGATTCAGCTCTACCGCGGTCCCAAGCTGGAACAACTCGCCGCCAAGCAAACGCTGTCCACCGAGTTCGAACGCGGACGACGCGGGCGCATCCTGGCGCGTGACGGCGATCTGCTGGCCACCAGTGTGGAAGCCAAATCCGCGTACCTGCGGCCCGTGGAAGTCTCGGACCGCGGCACCACCGCCAAAGCCCTGCACGATATTCTCGGGGTTTCCGAACAGGGACTCAAGGCGCACCTGGCCTCCCGAAAAAATTTCATCTGGATCAAACGGCAGATCACGGATCGGGAAGCCGTGGCCCTGACAAAAGCGGACCTGGACGGCGTGTACCTCACCAGTGAGTATGTACGGCTTTATCCCCAGGGGCGGCTTGCCGGCCAACTGCTCGGATTCGTGAACATCGACGGCAAGGGCATGGAAGGGCTGGAACGCGCCTTTGAACCCCGCCTGGCCGGGGGCAAGGCCGAACAAGTCAAGCTGCGCGACGCCTCGGGACGACGTCTCTACCTGGATGCCCAGGGACGGGAAGTGGATATCGACGGCCAGGATCTGCGCCTGACCATTGACACGCATATCCAGGACGTGACAGAGCAAGCCCTCGCCGATGCCGTGACCCGCTTCAAAGCCAAAAGCGGCACCACTGTGGTGGTCCGCGTGCCAACAGGCGAAATTCTGGCCATGGCCAGTTATCCGTTTTTCAATCCCAATGCGTATCGCCGTTCCACCGCCGACATCCGTCGGAACAGGGCGGCCATGGACGCCGTGGAACCCGGGTCCACCATGAAACCGCTGCTTTTTGCCGCGGCATTGGAAGAGGGTGTGATCACGCCCGACAAGCTCATTGACTGCGAGGAAGGACGCTACAAGGTCGGGCCGAACTGGATTCGCGACCACCACAACTACAAGTGGATGTCCGTAAACAAGGTACTGCGCTACTCCTCCAATATCGGCGCCGCGAAAATCGGTGAAGCCCTGGGTGCCCAACACTATTTCGACTACCTCCGGCACTACGGTTTCGGAGAACGCTCCAGGCTTGCTCTTCCGGCGGAATCCCCGGGGATTCTCCGGCCCGTGCGCGAATGGAACGAATTCGACCTGGCCGCAGCTTCCTTTGGTCAGGGCATCAGCGTCACAGCCCTGCAAATGGCCCAGGCCTTTTTGCCCATTGCCTGCCAGGGCGTGCGCCAACCGTTGCGGCTCGTGCTCCTGCCCAAGCAGGACGCGGATTTCGGCCCGCAGGACCGGATGTTCAGCCCGTCCACGGCCAAACAGGTGCTCTCCATGATGACCGAAGTGGTTCAGGAGGACGGCACGGGCCGTTTCGCACGGATTCCCGGTGTGACCATGGCGGGTAAGACCGGCACGGCGCAGAAGGCCACGACCACCGGAGGATACGGGGACAAATATCTCTCCTCGTTCGTGGGACTGGTTCCCGGCGACGATCCGGAACTGCTGGTGGTGACCATGGTGGACGAACCCGAGACCACCAACGCAGGCGGCAAAGTGGCCGCTCCAGTGGTCAAGGAAGTGGCCATGCGCACTCTGGCCTACTATGGCCGTCTGCCCGATCCGTCCAGTCCCGCCTTTGAGGTGGTTCCCGACGGCGAGGCCGTGGCCGAGGCCGCCATGGCGCAGCAGAACACGGGGCCGCCCGAGGCTCCGAAACCCGTGTCCGGTTCATCCTTTGAGGGAGGGACCACACCGGACGTCACTGGAATGCCGTTGCGCCGCGCCATGGAAATCCTTGCGCGCGGCGGCGTGGTTCCGGTGCTCAAGGGCAACGGCATGACCGTGACGGGCCAACGGCCCGATCCGGGACAGCCCTGGCCCGAAACGGGAAACCAAGGGGGGCAGGATGTTTTTATTCTCTGGCTCTCATAACGAAAAACGTAGGAAAGGCATGTCGCAACCCAATCAACCCACATGGACCGAGCTGCTCGCGCTGGCGGCGGACGGACTGCGCGTGCGTACCGACTCCCGCAAAGTGCTCCCTGGGGAGGTGTTTGTCGCCTTGCCGGGCAGCAGTGTGGACGGCACCCGGTTCATCCCCGATGCGCTGCAAAACGGCGCCAAATATATCGTCACCCAACAGGAAGGCACCTGGACCCACGGCACGGACGCGGCTCTCCTGGTCCGGCCCGACGCGGCCGAAGCCCTGGGGCAACTTGCCCGCGCTCATTTTCACGCCGACAATCAACGTCTGCGGCTCGTGGGCATCACCGGCACCAACGGCAAGACCACCACGGCCTTCATCATCGAACACCTGCTCTCGGCCGTGGGGCTGAAGGCGGGACTGATGGGTACCGTGGCCTACCGCTGGCCCGGGTTCTCCCTGGACGCAACCCTGACCACCCCGGATTGCTGGACCCTGCACGAACTAATCTGCAACATGGCCCACAGCGATGTTGACGCCGTGGTCATGGAGGCTTCGTCCCACGCCATCGAACAAAAACGGGTGGCCGGACTGGAATTCGACGTCACCGTGCTTACCAACGTGACCCAGGACCACCTGGACTACCATGGAGACATGGAGCACTACTTCAACGCCAAGGCCGCGCTCTTTCGCGAACGTCCGAACAAGGACAAGGTCTGGGTGCTGAACTATGACGACCCCTACGGCCGTCGGCTGCTGCCCGAGGCCCACAACGCCCTGGCCTATGGGCTGGGTCCGGCGCCGGAAGATACGGACGCCCTGCACGGGGAAGTGCTCTCCTCCACGGCCTCGGGCCTGCACATGCGTATGCATCACCAAGGCAATCAGTGGGAAATGCACTCCAAGCTCATCGGCAAGCACAATGCCCTGAACCTGCTAGCGGCCCAGGCCGTAGGACTCTGCCTCGGACTGTCCCCGCGGGATATGCGCAAGCTCGAAGCGTTTCACGGTGTTCCCGGCCGTCTGGAGCGGGTTCCCAATGACCAGGGGCTGGATATTTTTGTGGACTACGCTCACACCCCGGACGCCTTGATCAACGTGCTCACGGCCCTGCGGGAGATCACCGAAGGCCGCTTGCTGGCCCTGTTCGGCTGCGGCGGCAACCGCGACCGCACCAAGCGCCCGCTCATGGCCGAGGCCGTGGCCAAGCACGCGGATGTGGGCATTCTCACCTCGGACAATCCCCGGCATGAAGATCCCGTGCGCATCATGGACGATGCCTGGCCCGGGCTGGCCAACTGCCACCTGGCCCTGCGCGAAGTGGACCGCTATGCGGCCATGGAACGCGCCGTGGCCATGATGCAACCCGGCGACGTTCTGCTTGTGGCCGGCAAGGGACACGAGACCTACCAACAGGTCGGCGACGAAAAACTGCCTTTCTCCGATGTGGAATCCGTGGCCAAGGCCATTCAGGAGGTGCTCGGGTGACCCTGACCCTGCGTATGGCGGAACGCCTCCTGCTCGGCGATGCCGAAACCGCGCCCCGGGACGATGTCCGGTTCACGTCCGTATGCACGGACAGCCGTGCCGTGGAATCCGGTAGCCTGTTCGTCTGCATCGAGGGGGAGCGGTTCGACGGCCACGCCTTTGCTGAAGCCGCTGTCCGCGCTGGAGCCGCAGCCGTTGTTTCCTCAAAGCTGCTTGATCTGGACGTTCCCGTATTCATGGTTCGGAACACCGTTCAGACGCTGGGTCTTCTGGCCCGAGGCTGCCGCGACGCAGCCCATGCCCGTGTGCTGGCCGTAACAGGTTCGGCAGGGAAAACCACGGTCAAGGAACTCATCGCGGCCATGGCGCAGCAAGACCGCTCGGTCAGCCGCAACGCCGGAAACCTGAACAACCAGATCGGCCTGCCTCTTTCCATTTTCCGCGCCGATCCCAAAGCCGCACTCTGGGTCATGGAACTGGGCATCAGTAAGCCAGGAGACATGGACGAACTCGGGGTGGTGGCCTCCCCGGACATGGCCGTAATCCACAACATCGGCTGCGCCCACCTGGAAGGACTGGGCGACCTGGACGGCGTTGCCCGGGCCAAGGCCTCTCTGTTGCGTCACCTCCGGCCTGACGGCCAGGCCGTGGTCAATGCGGACCACCCGGCCCTGCTCCGGGAAGCCCTGGCCCTGCGGCCCGATCTGGTGCGCTATTCCACCACGGACAAGGACTCTCCATATTTCTGCTGCTTCACGCACAATCTCGCGGAAGGTCGCGGTCGATATTTCATTCGCACGCCGAAGGAACAAGGCCACGTCGAGGCTCCATTCTGTGGGGCGCATTTCGCCGAGAACCTGGGGGCCGCCGCAACAGTGGGCCATCTGCTGGGCCTGGACCTCGCCGCGCTCCAGGCCGGGCTGGATGCGCTTCATGTCCCCGGGCAACGCTTTGCCTGCCGCGACCTGCACGGCGTCACCATCATCGACGACACCTACAACGCCAACCCCATTTCCATGCACGGCGCCATCCGCACCGCCCACGACATGGCCCGCGACAACGGCCTGCCCCTGGTGCTGGTCCTGGGCGACATGAAGGAACTGGGCAATGCGGCCCGATCCGAACATGAAGCCCTGGGTGCGCTCCTGGCCGAATGCCGACCCGAAGCCGTGTTTTTTCATGGCGAACATGCCGAGGACGTGGCCCGCGGTTGCCGGTGCAACGGCTTGGTCCGGCCCGTTGCCGAACCCGATGCCCTGCTTCGCCACTGGCGCGAGCTGGACGCGGCGTCATCCGCCGCTGGCGCGGTGGTCCTGTTCAAAGGATCGCGCTCCTGCCGCATGGAAAACTATGCCCAGGCGCTGCGCCGGGAGCTGGATAACCGCCGGGAGGCCCACGCATGATCTACAATCTGCTCTATCCCCTCTCGGACTCCATCAGCGCGTTCAACGTATTCCGGTACATCACCTTCCGGTCCATTTATGCGCTGCTCACGGCCCTGATCATCTCCATCCTGCTCGGCCCGAGCGTGATCCGCTGGCTCAAGCGCATCAAGTGCGGCCAGTACATCCGCGAAGACGGCCCGGCCCACCAGTGCAAGGAAGGCACCCCCACCATGGGCGGACTC
The DNA window shown above is from Paucidesulfovibrio gracilis DSM 16080 and carries:
- a CDS encoding penicillin-binding transpeptidase domain-containing protein, translated to MRAKREHKRPGPSGSRLILAGILFALVWAGLWVRAGWIQLYRGPKLEQLAAKQTLSTEFERGRRGRILARDGDLLATSVEAKSAYLRPVEVSDRGTTAKALHDILGVSEQGLKAHLASRKNFIWIKRQITDREAVALTKADLDGVYLTSEYVRLYPQGRLAGQLLGFVNIDGKGMEGLERAFEPRLAGGKAEQVKLRDASGRRLYLDAQGREVDIDGQDLRLTIDTHIQDVTEQALADAVTRFKAKSGTTVVVRVPTGEILAMASYPFFNPNAYRRSTADIRRNRAAMDAVEPGSTMKPLLFAAALEEGVITPDKLIDCEEGRYKVGPNWIRDHHNYKWMSVNKVLRYSSNIGAAKIGEALGAQHYFDYLRHYGFGERSRLALPAESPGILRPVREWNEFDLAAASFGQGISVTALQMAQAFLPIACQGVRQPLRLVLLPKQDADFGPQDRMFSPSTAKQVLSMMTEVVQEDGTGRFARIPGVTMAGKTGTAQKATTTGGYGDKYLSSFVGLVPGDDPELLVVTMVDEPETTNAGGKVAAPVVKEVAMRTLAYYGRLPDPSSPAFEVVPDGEAVAEAAMAQQNTGPPEAPKPVSGSSFEGGTTPDVTGMPLRRAMEILARGGVVPVLKGNGMTVTGQRPDPGQPWPETGNQGGQDVFILWLS
- a CDS encoding HD-GYP domain-containing protein gives rise to the protein MSAAKIDVPEGLNEEYYQINTDILSSFNKFRPPLDIFFLKEDVVRLKPYYRVGGRLSMEQTEELPELTNQGLIFVSRKDHAVYVKHISYQLDLVLIDKNLHEREIADIFTQALTRRLEEFLDQPVKPVFQKLYTDLMVLTEYLITDIHRVRALMRRLHKEHSLARHCFNCGIVGLALYGFIYTNNFEEGGVRRKFFDRLTLGLFLHDMGMSKVPKFIVDKESPLTTDERNKILQHPMHGVEMLAKLDIKYPELEQCVMEHHERLNGSGYPQKRSGDDISSLGRLCALVDSWCAMITKRVYAEPMDRLEAVRALIADNGYDTGLAQQLQVLLVERLK
- the pyk gene encoding pyruvate kinase; translated protein: MRTKIIATLGPASSDRDAILGLVRAGARIFRLNFSHGGREGFERLVAIIRELEQETGETLSILQDLSGPKIRTCDIGLGTLEVTKDTEILLGAPGQEEGRDEMFICLDQPEILRSLKPGEVVALSDGMLRFKVAERLGELLVRMVAVNAGIAPPRKGISFPGKDISLEAVTAKDRADLKVGLELGVDMVAISYVQEAEDVARLKSLMREYGRTLPVVSKLERPKAIRNLDRIIEESDGIMVARGDLGLECDLPTLPSLQKRIIRACNHAGKPVIVATQMLLSMVSSPMPTRAETTDVANAILDGADCIMLSEETAIGRYPVETVRYMGEIAAQAEAYFFEEARPVAPAYEDQTAKFLAYAACMLADKSRSRAIVCHSRSGATARILSACRPRQPIHALSADRRTRHFTQLSWGVIPAEPPTDEENHQERCERYIREHQAFQEGDSVILTAGQPTNKRQLQTQTNVVKVYEK
- a CDS encoding division/cell wall cluster transcriptional repressor MraZ, which translates into the protein MKFRGQAYRNLDAKGRLALPPNFKDMLLEGSADGTVVLTLYERHVIGMTPHQWEITEVELDKRRHPSRKFQIMQRILWSGYEEARLDAQGRLPISVNLRKSGRLDKEVVVMGSGARFEIWSVKEYEELLSIDCDVSEELEENDIVLPFLGGGHAV
- a CDS encoding DUF4198 domain-containing protein — translated: MNARRLLPLLCLALIFAALPAQAHEFLVKPVKLTVQKGEVVPFSVISSHVMMVSEEVEPQEHVKLALVEGKSSTALSVTPNPMLFTLDGQLKAKREGTAILAGHREGVVWTQTTKGWKAASMKGLDGVIQSNKYEKFCKTLLTVEHGDDGWKQVLGQKLEIVPLSDPTMARPGDELGFKVLLDGKPVTTNGVLATYDGFSYETMAFAYSGEPRDDGSVWVKVTAPGVWMVRVEHKINQPTEDYNGHVIRSVLIFEVQ
- a CDS encoding UDP-N-acetylmuramoyl-L-alanyl-D-glutamate--2,6-diaminopimelate ligase; translation: MSQPNQPTWTELLALAADGLRVRTDSRKVLPGEVFVALPGSSVDGTRFIPDALQNGAKYIVTQQEGTWTHGTDAALLVRPDAAEALGQLARAHFHADNQRLRLVGITGTNGKTTTAFIIEHLLSAVGLKAGLMGTVAYRWPGFSLDATLTTPDCWTLHELICNMAHSDVDAVVMEASSHAIEQKRVAGLEFDVTVLTNVTQDHLDYHGDMEHYFNAKAALFRERPNKDKVWVLNYDDPYGRRLLPEAHNALAYGLGPAPEDTDALHGEVLSSTASGLHMRMHHQGNQWEMHSKLIGKHNALNLLAAQAVGLCLGLSPRDMRKLEAFHGVPGRLERVPNDQGLDIFVDYAHTPDALINVLTALREITEGRLLALFGCGGNRDRTKRPLMAEAVAKHADVGILTSDNPRHEDPVRIMDDAWPGLANCHLALREVDRYAAMERAVAMMQPGDVLLVAGKGHETYQQVGDEKLPFSDVESVAKAIQEVLG
- a CDS encoding UDP-N-acetylmuramoyl-tripeptide--D-alanyl-D-alanine ligase, producing the protein MTLTLRMAERLLLGDAETAPRDDVRFTSVCTDSRAVESGSLFVCIEGERFDGHAFAEAAVRAGAAAVVSSKLLDLDVPVFMVRNTVQTLGLLARGCRDAAHARVLAVTGSAGKTTVKELIAAMAQQDRSVSRNAGNLNNQIGLPLSIFRADPKAALWVMELGISKPGDMDELGVVASPDMAVIHNIGCAHLEGLGDLDGVARAKASLLRHLRPDGQAVVNADHPALLREALALRPDLVRYSTTDKDSPYFCCFTHNLAEGRGRYFIRTPKEQGHVEAPFCGAHFAENLGAAATVGHLLGLDLAALQAGLDALHVPGQRFACRDLHGVTIIDDTYNANPISMHGAIRTAHDMARDNGLPLVLVLGDMKELGNAARSEHEALGALLAECRPEAVFFHGEHAEDVARGCRCNGLVRPVAEPDALLRHWRELDAASSAAGAVVLFKGSRSCRMENYAQALRRELDNRREAHA
- the rsmH gene encoding 16S rRNA (cytosine(1402)-N(4))-methyltransferase RsmH — protein: MPCNANTDPGRLHTTVLLHEVVEWLRPRPGGRYLDGTLGMGGHSLALLDEAERQRTPADPHAELIGLDRDEQALEQAEQRLAPHGDRVHLYHLPFSRFEDALDDKQWPGVDGAVLDLGVSSLQLDRAERGFSFLESGPLDMRMDPTDGQPPARTLVNKGSYSDLKRILHRYGEEPQAGRIVKAILQAREEAPIEDTLQLARIVEQAYPAKWRAKARTHPATRTFQALRIAVNHELDELEYFLDRIAGRLNPGSRVCIISFHSLEDRAVKLAFRRAAKGCVCPPRQPMCTCEHEPEVKILTKRPLSPSEEEAGTNPRSRSAKLRVAERLTPGAEA